From Pseudarthrobacter equi, a single genomic window includes:
- a CDS encoding S8 family peptidase, which yields MFNPRPFAAAALTLVTVLAGAALTALPAQATEPPQPSKPAAAAELPLRDASPQSASAQVPTDQFIVGLKSRGNIASEAAVTAQAARSAAGRVGTAAQYVRATATGAQVVKTGKSLQGADADTFLAALRSSPDVAYAEPDTIVQATATAPNDPGYVSQWSLWDETAGIRIPGAWDYNRGEGAVVAVVDSGITYHSDLTANVLAGYDMLSNPDWARDGDGRDPNPQDQGDWSTDNQCEPGLPASRSSWHGTHVAGTIAAVGNNSNGIIGAAPAAKILPIRAIGPCGGYISDVADSIIWAAGGTVSGVPANPRRAHVVNLSLGGVSDCSVTEQNAINFAQNAGTAVVVAAGNSGHPASEISPANCQNVITVAASGLDGARADYSNYGSAVDITAPGGSNMTNENPWTGIVSTSNFGSTVPEGEAYELLQGTSMAAPHVSAIAAMLISEVGSTYTPDMVEARLKATARPLPVACPEGCGAGLVDAAKALALTNQDLPANTVIPAAVTFSDKDGTADDTLTVPEVQGVEYVGFAGSVFPAGIHTGSGTVNVFARSIPGYTLMAGANIQWSHTYATTSAPVAGSLITVTPFRALDTRTSSIVAKDSTVSFQVAGRNSIPAKVSAVVFNLTVAEARSFGFVTAYASGTARPDASNLNFDKGQIVANSVTVPVGADGKVTLFNRSAGATHLLADISGYYREGEVTAPGAFKSIEPKRFLDTRSGTAVAPDTARAFQVAGANGLPETVSAVVLNLTVAEAKSNGFVTAYPTGVNRPDASNINFAAGQIIPNSVTVPVGPDGKVMLYNRSNGATHLIADVSGYYLSGTPTAGGTFQPLAAPTRFLDTRLFYPLAPDDTTSFQAAREHGIPAGATAIVMNLTVAQATSNGFVTAFPVGATRPDISSVNFDRGQIVANSVTTPIFQHGGVALFNRSAGITHLIADVSGYFLPG from the coding sequence ATGTTCAACCCCCGGCCCTTCGCTGCCGCTGCCCTCACGCTGGTCACCGTACTTGCCGGTGCTGCCCTGACGGCCCTTCCCGCCCAGGCCACCGAGCCACCACAGCCCTCCAAGCCAGCCGCGGCTGCCGAGCTGCCACTCCGGGACGCGAGCCCCCAGTCCGCTTCAGCCCAGGTCCCCACGGACCAGTTCATCGTGGGGCTCAAGAGCCGCGGCAACATTGCCTCCGAAGCAGCTGTGACGGCCCAGGCCGCACGGTCAGCCGCAGGCCGAGTGGGCACCGCCGCCCAGTACGTCCGGGCCACTGCGACCGGCGCGCAGGTGGTGAAAACTGGCAAGTCACTCCAGGGTGCCGACGCTGATACCTTCCTTGCGGCACTGCGCTCCAGCCCCGACGTGGCCTACGCGGAACCTGACACTATCGTTCAGGCAACCGCTACTGCCCCCAACGACCCCGGCTATGTATCCCAGTGGAGCCTGTGGGACGAGACCGCCGGCATTCGCATACCCGGCGCCTGGGACTACAACCGCGGCGAAGGCGCCGTAGTCGCCGTGGTGGACAGTGGCATCACCTATCACTCGGACCTGACTGCGAACGTCCTTGCCGGCTACGACATGCTGTCCAACCCGGACTGGGCCCGGGACGGCGACGGGCGTGACCCCAACCCTCAGGACCAGGGCGACTGGTCCACGGACAACCAGTGCGAACCGGGCCTCCCGGCGTCGCGCTCATCCTGGCATGGCACCCACGTGGCAGGAACCATCGCCGCCGTCGGCAATAACAGCAACGGCATCATCGGTGCTGCACCCGCCGCCAAGATCCTCCCCATCCGCGCCATCGGTCCCTGCGGAGGCTATATCTCGGACGTGGCGGACTCCATCATCTGGGCCGCCGGCGGCACCGTGTCCGGAGTACCCGCCAACCCGAGACGCGCCCACGTAGTCAACCTCAGCCTCGGCGGAGTCTCGGACTGTTCCGTTACCGAACAGAACGCCATCAATTTCGCTCAAAATGCCGGCACCGCAGTGGTGGTAGCAGCCGGGAACTCCGGCCACCCGGCATCGGAAATCAGCCCGGCCAACTGCCAGAATGTCATCACAGTGGCTGCTTCCGGACTCGACGGCGCCCGCGCGGACTACTCCAACTACGGGTCCGCCGTGGACATCACCGCTCCCGGCGGCAGCAACATGACCAACGAGAACCCCTGGACCGGTATCGTCTCCACCTCAAACTTCGGCTCCACCGTGCCCGAGGGAGAAGCCTACGAACTCCTGCAGGGCACCTCCATGGCCGCCCCGCACGTCTCCGCCATCGCGGCCATGCTCATATCTGAAGTGGGCAGCACCTACACCCCGGACATGGTGGAAGCCCGACTCAAAGCCACGGCCCGGCCGCTACCGGTCGCCTGCCCCGAAGGCTGCGGTGCCGGCCTGGTTGATGCCGCCAAGGCCCTGGCCTTGACGAACCAAGACCTGCCGGCGAATACGGTCATCCCGGCCGCGGTGACATTCTCTGACAAGGATGGCACTGCCGATGACACCTTGACGGTGCCGGAAGTGCAGGGCGTAGAGTATGTCGGTTTCGCCGGGTCAGTCTTCCCCGCCGGCATCCACACAGGGTCAGGAACTGTTAACGTGTTCGCCCGGTCGATCCCTGGCTATACGCTGATGGCCGGTGCCAATATCCAGTGGTCCCACACCTACGCCACCACCTCTGCACCGGTTGCCGGATCGCTGATCACCGTCACCCCGTTCCGGGCTCTGGATACCCGGACCAGCTCCATAGTGGCCAAGGATTCCACCGTCTCCTTCCAGGTGGCAGGACGTAACAGTATTCCTGCCAAGGTTTCCGCAGTGGTCTTCAACCTGACGGTGGCTGAAGCCCGGTCCTTCGGCTTCGTAACCGCCTATGCCTCCGGGACCGCGCGTCCGGACGCATCCAACCTGAACTTCGACAAGGGCCAGATCGTGGCCAACTCCGTCACCGTGCCCGTGGGCGCCGACGGAAAGGTGACGCTCTTCAACAGGTCCGCCGGAGCCACGCACCTCCTGGCTGATATCTCTGGCTACTACCGTGAGGGCGAGGTGACAGCGCCGGGAGCCTTCAAGTCGATAGAACCCAAGCGGTTCCTGGATACCCGCAGCGGCACCGCCGTCGCACCCGATACCGCCCGGGCCTTCCAGGTGGCAGGAGCCAACGGCTTGCCGGAAACTGTCTCGGCCGTCGTACTGAACCTGACAGTCGCGGAAGCAAAGTCCAACGGCTTCGTCACCGCGTATCCCACGGGGGTCAACAGGCCGGACGCCTCCAACATAAACTTTGCCGCCGGGCAGATCATCCCCAACTCCGTGACCGTTCCGGTGGGACCGGATGGGAAGGTGATGCTCTACAACCGCTCCAACGGTGCCACCCACCTGATCGCGGACGTCTCCGGCTATTACCTATCCGGAACCCCGACGGCGGGCGGTACCTTCCAGCCGCTGGCCGCCCCGACGCGCTTCCTGGACACCCGCTTGTTTTACCCGCTCGCGCCGGATGACACAACGTCCTTCCAGGCTGCCCGGGAACACGGCATTCCCGCAGGTGCCACCGCGATCGTAATGAACCTCACCGTGGCCCAGGCGACGTCAAATGGTTTCGTCACCGCCTTCCCGGTGGGGGCAACCCGTCCGGACATCTCCAGCGTCAACTTCGATAGGGGCCAGATCGTTGCGAACTCGGTAACCACCCCGATCTTCCAGCACGGAGGCGTGGCACTGTTCAACCGCTCGGCGGGGATCACGCACCTGATCGCGGACGTCTCCGGATACTTCCTTCCGGGGTGA
- a CDS encoding three-helix bundle dimerization domain-containing protein, whose amino-acid sequence MGVSEEARALSAVVDRLAERHPDVSRHVIEDVVQEEHRSLDRGRVRDFVPILVEHAARDRLHTVSR is encoded by the coding sequence ATGGGCGTCAGCGAAGAGGCGCGGGCACTGTCCGCGGTAGTGGACCGGCTTGCCGAACGGCACCCGGACGTGTCCCGGCACGTGATCGAGGACGTGGTCCAGGAGGAGCACCGGTCACTGGACCGGGGAAGGGTGCGGGACTTCGTGCCCATCCTGGTGGAGCACGCGGCGCGGGACCGCCTGCACACCGTGAGCCGGTAG
- a CDS encoding sensor histidine kinase, with the protein MAGGTMLYDWGARYFRTLGRRGRTVLFQLPLTGTMLLVMLLASVLHPDLKWSAAFVSSLVFHAVLLAACAAIPWDRLPERAVLAIPVLDCLAIGLSREAGDQYLSVLSFLLVFPVVWLSHGPRRGGVALAVIAAILSVALPPIILGSGFTSASFIRAVLLPVILGAIAFTTFGMANALRLQRLRLEEREAEVRELLAASEDREQLLGTVMDTVSVDVWALDREGRTILTNRHRGSLSGGTVQQEPAPVEADRPVFGIDRKDALPPEQHPRARAAQGQSFTDELVWIGTGNSQRAYSATCRLIPSSTGRQAGAVLALTDVTALVEALSAKDQFVASVSHELRTPLTSILGYLSIAMDEEGLDPELEHCLEVAKRNAERLLNLVADLLTIASGTLAVRPRQADLAEVAAQSVDAAQPRATSGGVTLSLESEGPAPGRFDPDRLGQAIDNLVSNAIKYTPKGGTVTVRVRTEDGNLVCEVADTGVGMTDEDVANAFTRFFRTATAHSSAIPGAGLGLAITRSIVENHRGSVTLASSHGEGTTAKLTLPESHAVEGSLAGAK; encoded by the coding sequence ATGGCTGGGGGCACGATGCTATACGACTGGGGAGCCCGTTACTTCCGCACGCTCGGGAGGAGGGGCCGCACCGTCCTGTTCCAGCTGCCGCTGACCGGCACCATGCTGCTGGTCATGCTCCTGGCATCGGTCTTGCACCCGGACCTGAAGTGGTCCGCGGCGTTCGTTTCGTCCCTGGTTTTCCACGCCGTCCTGCTGGCCGCGTGCGCGGCCATCCCCTGGGACCGGCTCCCGGAGCGGGCGGTTCTCGCCATCCCGGTGCTGGACTGCCTGGCCATCGGACTGTCCCGGGAAGCCGGCGACCAGTATCTGTCAGTGCTGAGCTTCCTGCTGGTCTTCCCGGTGGTCTGGCTGTCCCATGGCCCGCGCCGCGGCGGCGTGGCATTGGCGGTGATTGCCGCCATCCTCAGTGTGGCCCTCCCGCCCATCATTCTCGGTTCGGGCTTCACCAGCGCCTCCTTTATCCGGGCGGTGCTGCTGCCGGTCATCCTGGGCGCCATCGCCTTCACCACGTTTGGCATGGCCAACGCCCTGCGCCTGCAACGGCTCCGGCTGGAAGAACGGGAGGCGGAGGTCCGGGAACTCCTCGCGGCCAGTGAGGACCGGGAACAGCTGCTGGGCACGGTGATGGACACCGTCAGCGTGGATGTGTGGGCGCTTGACCGGGAGGGGCGGACCATCCTCACCAACCGCCACCGCGGTAGCCTGTCCGGCGGGACCGTCCAGCAGGAGCCCGCCCCCGTGGAGGCGGACAGGCCCGTCTTCGGGATCGACCGGAAGGACGCCCTGCCGCCCGAACAGCACCCCCGCGCACGCGCGGCGCAGGGGCAGTCCTTCACCGACGAGCTCGTATGGATTGGCACGGGCAACAGCCAGCGTGCCTACTCCGCCACCTGCCGCCTCATTCCCAGTTCCACCGGAAGACAGGCTGGCGCTGTCCTGGCCCTCACGGACGTCACCGCCCTGGTGGAGGCCCTTTCGGCCAAGGACCAATTCGTGGCCAGCGTCTCCCACGAACTGCGCACGCCCCTGACCTCGATCCTGGGCTACCTCTCCATCGCCATGGACGAGGAGGGGCTGGATCCGGAACTGGAGCACTGCCTGGAGGTGGCCAAGCGCAATGCTGAGCGCCTGCTGAACCTGGTGGCGGACCTGCTGACCATCGCCTCCGGTACGCTCGCCGTCCGGCCGCGGCAGGCGGACCTGGCGGAGGTTGCCGCGCAGAGCGTGGACGCCGCACAGCCGCGGGCCACCTCCGGCGGAGTGACGCTCAGCCTGGAATCCGAGGGCCCGGCACCGGGCCGCTTCGACCCGGACCGCCTGGGCCAGGCCATCGACAACCTGGTCTCGAACGCCATCAAATACACGCCGAAGGGTGGCACGGTCACCGTCCGGGTTCGCACGGAGGACGGGAACCTGGTGTGCGAGGTGGCGGACACCGGTGTGGGCATGACGGACGAGGACGTGGCGAACGCCTTCACGCGATTCTTCCGGACAGCCACCGCACACTCGTCAGCCATTCCGGGCGCGGGCCTGGGCCTTGCTATTACCCGGTCCATCGTGGAGAACCACCGCGGCAGCGTCACACTGGCCAGCAGTCACGGTGAGGGCACCACAGCGAAGCTGACACTGCCCGAATCGCATGCGGTGGAAGGCTCCCTCGCCGGCGCGAAGTAG
- a CDS encoding SGNH/GDSL hydrolase family protein produces MRGNGRRPGAPAGEWIKYAALLVLAVAAFGVAALALMGPRDPGGTAPVAAASTPAASATGTPAASPALASAAPTPSATSTGRPAKIELPEKPVLLIMGDSYTAGDGADQPDESWANLVAGSLGYPTNIDGRGGTGFAWGGGARDDQGGEYEVRLRQTAANNPAFVPNLLILQGGQNDAQITDAGEITAATRQTIEAARRFWPGVQVVVLGPSAPQPLGEDLRDVNTAVRAGAEAANAPFIDAVEGRWFTTANSPGFDADGAHPNTAGHAYIADKFLESWAALVD; encoded by the coding sequence GTGAGGGGAAACGGTCGGCGCCCGGGCGCGCCTGCGGGGGAGTGGATCAAGTACGCGGCACTTTTGGTGCTGGCGGTTGCGGCTTTCGGGGTGGCCGCGCTCGCCCTCATGGGCCCGCGGGACCCGGGCGGGACCGCCCCCGTGGCGGCGGCGAGCACCCCTGCGGCATCGGCCACCGGTACGCCGGCTGCCTCCCCGGCCCTGGCTTCGGCTGCTCCCACACCTTCGGCCACCTCAACGGGCCGGCCGGCGAAGATCGAGCTGCCCGAGAAGCCTGTTCTCCTGATCATGGGGGACTCCTACACGGCCGGCGACGGCGCCGACCAGCCGGACGAGAGCTGGGCGAACCTCGTGGCGGGGTCGCTGGGGTACCCCACGAACATCGACGGCCGCGGCGGGACCGGGTTCGCCTGGGGTGGCGGTGCCCGGGATGACCAGGGCGGCGAATACGAAGTCCGGCTGCGGCAGACCGCGGCCAACAACCCGGCCTTCGTCCCCAACCTGCTGATTCTCCAGGGTGGGCAGAACGATGCCCAGATCACTGACGCCGGTGAGATCACGGCCGCAACCCGCCAGACCATCGAGGCGGCACGTCGGTTCTGGCCCGGGGTGCAGGTAGTGGTGCTTGGGCCGTCGGCGCCGCAGCCGCTGGGGGAGGACCTGCGGGACGTGAACACCGCCGTCCGTGCCGGTGCCGAGGCAGCGAATGCCCCGTTCATCGACGCCGTGGAGGGCCGCTGGTTCACCACCGCGAACAGCCCGGGATTCGATGCCGACGGTGCGCACCCGAACACCGCCGGGCACGCCTACATTGCGGACAAGTTCCTGGAGTCCTGGGCAGCGCTGGTGGATTAA
- a CDS encoding YceI family protein → MTLPQELTPGTWTLDMSHSEIGFSVRHAGISKVRGRFTQAEAEARVGDSLQDSSLHATVATASFDSGDANRDGHVRGPDFFDVEKYPEMTFRGTSITGDGEDYTLTGDLTIKGVTQPVELEVEFTGVAVDPFGATRAGFSAETEISRKAFGLTWNAALEAGGVLVSDKVKINLEAALVKQG, encoded by the coding sequence ATGACTCTTCCCCAGGAACTGACCCCCGGAACGTGGACGCTGGACATGTCCCACAGCGAGATCGGGTTCAGTGTCCGGCACGCAGGCATCAGCAAGGTCCGCGGCCGCTTCACCCAGGCCGAGGCCGAAGCCCGCGTGGGCGACTCCCTGCAGGACTCCAGCCTGCACGCCACAGTGGCCACCGCCAGCTTCGACTCGGGCGACGCCAACCGTGACGGCCACGTCCGCGGCCCGGACTTCTTCGACGTCGAAAAGTACCCGGAGATGACCTTCCGCGGCACGTCCATCACGGGCGACGGCGAGGACTACACCCTCACCGGTGACCTCACCATCAAGGGCGTCACCCAGCCCGTGGAACTGGAAGTCGAATTCACCGGCGTGGCCGTGGACCCGTTCGGCGCCACACGGGCCGGTTTCTCCGCCGAAACCGAGATCAGCCGCAAAGCCTTCGGCCTGACCTGGAACGCCGCGCTGGAAGCCGGGGGAGTGCTGGTCAGCGACAAGGTAAAGATCAACCTGGAGGCTGCCCTCGTTAAGCAGGGCTGA
- a CDS encoding acyltransferase family protein has protein sequence MVLRSSSGNLSVPERPSAHKTGRQAGHQTGIISGRKHSLDGLRTVAVVGVFFFHTLTAQMPGGFIGVDVFFTLSGFVITLLIMKERLATGRVRMGIFYAKRLARLWPALLALCAVIAVVGFVFPASGWGGQAGFILPAVAYVMNFAHVGAFGNSIAGETLGPTWTLAVEEQFYLVWPVLLLVMLRYCKLRTAAWATAGLAVAFMLERFALVMSGAPLNRLYNGPDTRADELLIGCALALLFTAVRNGSRVHASLVSVARWGAPVAGTVLVAALFLLKEPDTPGTWFTVFWTAGPTTLSMLAAVLIGSLVLQPAGFLGRVLSHPWLAWPGRELSYGMYLWHIPVYLLLLPLVPSLSIRVALAAVLTVAVAFASSRLVEAPIRRWANQRLEPAVVRPVPKPAAGKARELVTAR, from the coding sequence GTGGTTCTTAGGTCAAGCAGTGGAAATTTGTCGGTTCCGGAGCGCCCCTCAGCGCACAAAACTGGGCGCCAAGCAGGGCACCAAACAGGCATCATCTCAGGGCGGAAGCACTCCCTGGACGGCCTGCGTACGGTGGCCGTTGTGGGGGTGTTCTTCTTCCATACCCTCACCGCCCAGATGCCGGGCGGCTTCATCGGCGTGGACGTTTTCTTCACCCTCAGCGGCTTCGTCATCACGCTGCTGATCATGAAGGAACGGCTCGCGACGGGCCGTGTCCGCATGGGCATTTTCTACGCCAAGCGGCTGGCCCGGCTGTGGCCGGCGCTGCTGGCGCTGTGTGCGGTGATCGCCGTCGTGGGCTTCGTTTTCCCGGCCTCGGGCTGGGGCGGCCAGGCGGGATTCATCCTCCCCGCCGTCGCCTACGTGATGAACTTCGCGCACGTGGGCGCCTTCGGAAACTCGATTGCCGGCGAGACGCTCGGCCCCACTTGGACGCTGGCGGTCGAGGAGCAGTTCTACCTGGTGTGGCCGGTCCTCCTGCTGGTCATGTTGCGGTACTGCAAACTGCGGACCGCCGCATGGGCCACGGCCGGACTGGCCGTTGCCTTCATGCTGGAGCGCTTCGCCCTGGTGATGTCCGGCGCGCCGCTGAACCGCCTCTACAACGGTCCGGACACCCGGGCTGACGAACTGTTGATCGGCTGCGCCCTCGCGCTGCTGTTCACCGCCGTCCGCAACGGCTCCCGTGTGCACGCCTCCCTGGTATCCGTGGCACGCTGGGGTGCCCCGGTGGCGGGCACCGTGCTGGTGGCAGCGCTGTTCCTGCTCAAGGAACCGGACACACCCGGCACCTGGTTCACCGTGTTCTGGACCGCGGGGCCCACCACCCTGTCGATGCTGGCAGCGGTGCTGATCGGCTCACTGGTCCTGCAGCCGGCCGGCTTCCTGGGCCGGGTCCTCAGCCACCCCTGGCTCGCCTGGCCGGGCCGCGAACTCTCTTACGGCATGTACCTCTGGCACATTCCCGTCTACCTCCTGCTGCTGCCCCTCGTCCCGTCGCTGTCCATTCGCGTCGCCCTCGCGGCCGTCCTCACCGTGGCGGTGGCGTTCGCGTCCTCGCGGCTGGTGGAGGCACCCATCCGCCGGTGGGCGAACCAAAGGCTGGAGCCCGCCGTCGTACGTCCTGTGCCCAAGCCTGCCGCCGGGAAGGCGCGTGAACTGGTGACTGCCCGGTAG
- a CDS encoding amidohydrolase, whose protein sequence is MTNAAKVLAGLEAELGWVRDTYRDLHRQPELSLEEHRTARLVEDKLAGFGYRVVRLGGTGVVGVLANGDGPTVLARADMDALPVTEATGLSYASEVTGVMHACGHDVHVSTLLGAAKLMADGRGAWSGTYIALFQPAEEVGAGSKAMVDDGLAAKVPRPDVALAQHVMPAPAGTVSTTAGPVLSAGDSLRITVYGKGAHGSMPHMAVDPVVLAASIVLRLQTVVSREIRPGEFAVLTIGALNAGTKSNIIPDRAELLLNIRTYDPQVRSTMLAAIERIVKGECLSAESPREPDFEFYDQFPLTANDAAVTEQVTAAFTSHFGPAAVGHAQPQTASEDFSHIPDAFGVPYTFWLLGGVDPATYRAAESQGTVSRDIPGNHSPFFAPVLDPTLSMGVQAHVVAALSWLAPDTTRP, encoded by the coding sequence ATGACCAACGCGGCGAAAGTACTGGCAGGCCTTGAGGCAGAGCTTGGCTGGGTCCGGGACACGTACCGGGACCTGCACCGCCAGCCCGAGTTGAGCCTTGAGGAGCACCGGACCGCCCGGCTGGTGGAGGACAAACTGGCCGGGTTCGGTTACCGCGTGGTCCGCCTCGGAGGCACCGGCGTCGTGGGTGTCCTGGCGAACGGCGACGGGCCCACCGTTCTGGCGCGGGCGGACATGGATGCGCTTCCGGTCACCGAGGCCACCGGACTTTCCTACGCGTCCGAGGTCACGGGCGTCATGCATGCCTGCGGACACGACGTGCATGTCAGTACGCTTCTGGGTGCCGCCAAACTGATGGCGGACGGCCGCGGCGCGTGGTCCGGCACCTACATCGCGCTCTTCCAGCCGGCCGAGGAGGTCGGCGCCGGGTCCAAGGCAATGGTCGACGACGGCCTGGCCGCCAAGGTGCCGCGGCCCGACGTCGCGCTTGCCCAGCATGTGATGCCCGCCCCGGCGGGGACCGTCTCAACCACAGCCGGGCCGGTGCTCTCCGCCGGCGACTCCCTCAGGATCACTGTGTACGGCAAAGGCGCCCACGGGTCCATGCCGCACATGGCCGTTGACCCCGTGGTGCTGGCGGCATCCATCGTGCTGCGGCTGCAGACTGTGGTGTCGCGGGAGATCCGGCCTGGCGAGTTCGCCGTCCTGACCATCGGGGCGCTGAACGCCGGAACCAAGTCCAACATCATCCCGGACCGGGCCGAACTGCTCCTCAACATCCGCACCTACGATCCCCAGGTGCGGTCCACAATGCTGGCGGCCATTGAGCGGATCGTCAAAGGGGAATGCCTCTCAGCGGAGTCCCCGCGCGAGCCGGACTTCGAGTTTTACGACCAGTTCCCGCTGACGGCCAACGATGCCGCCGTGACGGAACAGGTGACCGCCGCCTTCACATCCCATTTTGGCCCCGCTGCGGTGGGCCACGCGCAGCCCCAGACCGCGTCCGAGGACTTCAGCCACATCCCGGATGCATTCGGGGTGCCCTACACGTTCTGGCTGTTGGGCGGCGTGGACCCGGCAACGTACAGGGCCGCCGAGAGCCAGGGAACCGTCAGCCGCGACATCCCGGGCAACCACTCCCCGTTCTTCGCCCCGGTGCTGGACCCCACCCTGTCCATGGGAGTCCAGGCCCACGTGGTGGCGGCACTTTCGTGGCTTGCCCCGGACACCACCCGCCCGTGA
- a CDS encoding ANTAR domain-containing protein, protein MDRPGFLLDLVTGADTDLDSVQRLADSAAVALAASAGVPVDAAATLTRAGNLPATAGSATLAYNVASSEDRYSDGPMAQAAASATPVQVTGDNSSQRWEPYRRRLVGAGYGTALAVPLTLDPRSSCALVFLGPAGFEFTPELVGEATWFAAVASQSMKLAIEVRSVRSAGDNLKAVLESRTSIDVACGVIMAQNRCSYTEAFGKLAGVSRQRNLKVRSVAENVLKALPSGSPATRFEPPALA, encoded by the coding sequence ATGGACCGGCCGGGGTTCCTGCTGGACCTGGTCACCGGCGCGGACACTGACCTGGATTCCGTCCAGCGGCTGGCGGACAGCGCGGCTGTGGCACTCGCAGCGTCGGCGGGGGTGCCGGTGGACGCCGCCGCAACCCTCACGCGGGCGGGAAACCTGCCTGCCACGGCCGGCAGCGCCACCCTTGCCTACAACGTTGCCTCGTCCGAGGACAGGTACAGCGACGGACCCATGGCGCAGGCCGCCGCCTCCGCCACACCGGTCCAGGTCACCGGGGACAACTCATCGCAGCGGTGGGAGCCGTACCGCCGCCGGCTGGTGGGCGCCGGCTATGGAACTGCACTGGCCGTGCCGCTCACTTTGGACCCGCGGTCATCCTGCGCATTGGTGTTCCTGGGTCCCGCAGGGTTCGAATTCACTCCGGAGCTGGTGGGCGAGGCCACCTGGTTTGCCGCGGTCGCGTCACAAAGCATGAAGCTGGCCATCGAGGTGCGCAGCGTGAGGTCCGCCGGTGACAACCTCAAGGCGGTCTTGGAGAGCCGGACCTCCATCGACGTTGCGTGCGGCGTGATCATGGCGCAGAACCGCTGCTCCTACACGGAGGCGTTCGGCAAGCTGGCCGGCGTCTCCCGGCAGCGGAACCTCAAGGTGCGCAGCGTGGCGGAGAACGTCCTCAAGGCACTGCCCAGCGGATCGCCGGCCACCCGGTTCGAGCCGCCCGCGCTGGCGTAA